GGTATCGGGAGGTATTACTTTCGGGTACAAATATGCTTTTAACTCCCGTCTGGCGCTGGATATGAATATCGGTGTTGGATATGCTCATTTCCAGTATGATAAATATAAACTAGGAGGAGAATACGTGAATTTCCCGTTGGAACTCAAGAAGACCAAGCAATGGATTGGTCCGACGAAGTTCGGCGTGAGTCTTACATACAATATATTCCGCTAGTGTTACAGATAAAATGTTGCTGAAAATGAGAAAAAAGAAGATACAAATTCTCTTGTCGGTTGCCGTGTTTCTTTTCCTGATGGATGGAGCGCTTCCTGTGAAAGCACAGGAACGTAAGCTGGGACGTGTGGAAAGACGGGCTGACCGTAATTTTGTAAGGCAGAAGTTTAATAAAGCGATGGCGCAGTATGAAACGGCTCTTAAAAAAGAAGAGAATATGCAAAATCAAGCCGCTCTTCATTTGAAGATTGCGCGCTTGTATTTCATGGTACGGGATTATAGCTGGGCTATCGGGCATTACGAGAAGGCGATGGAGCTGGAACGGAATTTATTCCTCGTGGATGACGTGTGTGACTACATAGATGCGTTGCGTTTTCAAGGTCAGGCACGGAAAGCCGAGGCGATCTGTCTGGATAATGCTTATCGAGATCAGTATAGCAGGTATCAACGCTACCAGAATACACTGGAGGCTCTTGCCATGCGTCATTCCGTGCAGGAATTCCCCGGATTCACGGCCAAACGGTTGTCTTTGAACACGCCGAATGCCGAGTTCTGGATTGGAAATTACGGGGAACAACCTTTCTATGCCATTAGTTACAGTAAGTTTAACGATCCCGGAAAGTTGTTTTTCCATCGTACTCACTATTACGAGTTGAAGGAGGCTGGGGAAAAGGTGATGTCACAGAAATCACCGAGATATTCCGATTATTTCCGGAAGATTCCGGTGGATTTGCAGAATGGACCGGTAACGTTTTCTCCGGATATGCAGGTGATGGTGACCACGGTGATCGAGTACGATAAAAAGAATGTATCGGTGGAGATGGTGGACAAAAAACATCGTCCTTTCCGTACTAAATTGTACTATTCCGTGATCAAGAGCCAGAGTAAACGTTTTGGAAGGTACATTCCGGTTTTCCCGCAAGACCCGGAAAATTCGTATGCTCATCCTTACTTGTTTAATGACGGGAAATCGTTGTTGTTCACTTCTGATATGCCGGGAGGATTTGGCGGGTTTGACTTGTACGTTGTTCATTGGGACGAAGAGACACAGGAGTGGGGAACCCCGATGAATTTGGGTGCGGATGTCAACACGGAAGGGAACGAGATTTTTCCCGTACTTTATGAAGGACGTCTTATTTTTTCCTCTAACGGGTTACCGGGTTTCGGAGGATATGACCTGTTTAATGCCGACTACGATCAAGAGGGAGTAGTTCCGGGCAGCGTGCGTCATTTTCCTTATCCGGTGAATTCGGTTTTCAACGACTATTTTATGTGTCCGCTGGATTTACGAACCGCTTATTTTGTTTCGGACCGGGAAATGGAGTCCCGGGATGATATTTATTATCTGCAAACCGAGGAAGATTTGGGGACCCTGCAGGGAGATCCTCATTTCGGAATGAGCGAGGAAAGCGCGATTCTGGGCGGGGCTTTATTACTGAACGGGACCACGGAATCGGTTACCAAGGAAACTATTTCAATAAAACGATATGCACCGGAAGGTTTGCTAATGACTCTTTATTTTGATTTCGATTCGGATAAATTGACTCGAGAATCCATTCAATGCCTGGAGCAGTTTATTAATGAAATGGGTTCCTATTATTTCTCTGAATTGAGATTTGACGGTTTCGCTGACGAAATGGGTAGTGACAATTACAACTATGCCTTGTCAGCAAGAAGGGCAAAGAGTGTTGCCGAGTTTTTACGGGATCATGGTGTCAATGTGGATTTCAATATAAAGGCTCACGGCAAGGTGAGACTTTCTCCGGAGGAGATGAAGGAAGAGATGGGAAATCAAGCGGAGGGAAATATTGACTGGATTCAGGTGAATCGTAAGGCGAGACGTGTTGAGATATATCATAAGAGGTAGAATTAAAAAGTAAACGATAATATGAAGAAGACGAGAATTCATAGAGTGTGGATATTGTTCCTGCTGAGCGTGATCACTTGTTTGCAGGTGAAAGCCCAGTATATGCCGGTGGTGTTCGATAAAGTATATGGTGATAAAAATCAGATTCAACTGGTTTGCCCGCTACCCGGTGATGAAGTAGCTTTAGTTGGTAAAGAAGGTCAAAAATATAACTTGACATGGGTGGAACGGGAAGGAGACGTGGTTTTTTCACTTCCATTGACAGGCTTTACCGCGGTGAACGAGATTGTGGAGTTGGATAACAGCCGGGTTTTGGTGGTTGGACAGTCTAGTGTGCCGAATGTAAAAGGTAAAAAGGATAAAATTACTTTATGTGGACGTATCGTGGTGATTAATCGAGGCGGACGTATCGTTACCGATATTTATGCCGGGGATCAAGGAAGTAATTTTCTGAAAGGTATGCTGCTGCGGAGCGGGGCGTTTGTGGTGTCCGGTTCGGAGCCGAAAGGGGCGGACGGTCGTCAGGGAATCCTGTTGAAACTGGACCCGACGGGTAGCGTGGTTTACCAGTATAAAAATGCCGGGGGTGGTTATTGTGACCAGTTTGCGGTGATGGGAAATTCGATTGAATACATTTGTGCGGCATTCTCTGCCGGAAAGGATAAGGAGCAAGCTCTCGTGGTTCGTCTGGATGATAAGGGAAAACCTTATTACATGACGACGATCCCGGCAAAACAGTTTGTCGTGACCGGGTTGAATGCCAATATTAATGACGGTTCGGTGCTTGTGATCGGTAATTCACCGACAGATGGGGGGATTATTTACAAGATTCGTCCGGAGGGGGACATCGTGTTTGCGAAGAATATGATTCCTGCCAACCAAGGGGCCACTATGCTGGATCATCTTCAGGTGGCCCGTAATGGTAATATTCTGGTTGGAGGTAGCGGAAGTCAAGGATATTATGCTTTGTTGCGTAATGACGGAACAGCCTTGTATTCGGGTACGTCCAAGGGGAATGTACGGGGAATCGGGATGAACCCGGCAACCGGGGAGTCCGTGGTGACGACATACGACATGGGCGGACGTCGAGGTACGTTTATACGTATTCACCCGACCGGGAAAGTGGAGTTCGAGCGTTCACTGGATGGTAATTTTGACAAAATGAAAGTAACCAACAGCGGGGAGATTTTATTGTTATCTTCTTCTGAAGGACGGGTTTGTATGTTTTCGTCCACGGGTGAAAAGGAGTTTGACCGTTACGTGACGGATAATAAACCGACGGCTTATCGTCAGGCGTATACTGCTTCATCCGGGGAGTTACTTTTCCTGGGAGCGGGAGGTCGTCTCGTGAAACTGGGACATGGTCTTTATGTTTCGGACGTGAAGATCACGAAACCGGTGAATGGAATAGCCACGGCTATTTTTACCGTGACTCTGACCGGGTATGCCACGACGAAAGAAGGTGCGCCAATTCCGGTAAGCGTGGGATATGCTACCCAAGAGAAAACGGCTAATATTGCGAATAATTTTACACCGGTGAAAGGAAAGCTTTCGTTTACCCCGTCACGGGGAACGGCCGACCGTTATCTGGTAAAACAGGATATAGAGGTGTCCGTGAAAGCGAATAATTTGATCGAGGGGATGAAAGAGTTTGAACTCGTACTTTCGGATGCACAGCAAAGTTATCTGGTGAAACCCGTGGGTAAAGCGGTGATCGAGGATCAACAGGCTGTTGTTAAGATGGTTCGCACGGAACAGGGAGAAGAGGGAACAAAAGATATTTTATACGAGCTTGGGTTGTTCAAACCGGATGGAACTCCTTTAATGAATTCGACGGGAGCCAATATCATCGTGGATGGTATTTACGGGGAAGGAACGGCTGATGCCCTTGATTTCGATATGGGATTAACCCCGAGAGTGATATTTGCCAATGGATCACAGAAATCATCGTTCTCGGTGAAAACGTTGGAGGATACCCGTTATGAATTACCCAAGACGGTCGTGATTAACTTTAATAAAGTACATTGTCTGAGTGGTTCGAACGTGGCTTTTGAAGGGGAG
The window above is part of the Butyricimonas paravirosa genome. Proteins encoded here:
- a CDS encoding OmpA family protein: MRKKKIQILLSVAVFLFLMDGALPVKAQERKLGRVERRADRNFVRQKFNKAMAQYETALKKEENMQNQAALHLKIARLYFMVRDYSWAIGHYEKAMELERNLFLVDDVCDYIDALRFQGQARKAEAICLDNAYRDQYSRYQRYQNTLEALAMRHSVQEFPGFTAKRLSLNTPNAEFWIGNYGEQPFYAISYSKFNDPGKLFFHRTHYYELKEAGEKVMSQKSPRYSDYFRKIPVDLQNGPVTFSPDMQVMVTTVIEYDKKNVSVEMVDKKHRPFRTKLYYSVIKSQSKRFGRYIPVFPQDPENSYAHPYLFNDGKSLLFTSDMPGGFGGFDLYVVHWDEETQEWGTPMNLGADVNTEGNEIFPVLYEGRLIFSSNGLPGFGGYDLFNADYDQEGVVPGSVRHFPYPVNSVFNDYFMCPLDLRTAYFVSDREMESRDDIYYLQTEEDLGTLQGDPHFGMSEESAILGGALLLNGTTESVTKETISIKRYAPEGLLMTLYFDFDSDKLTRESIQCLEQFINEMGSYYFSELRFDGFADEMGSDNYNYALSARRAKSVAEFLRDHGVNVDFNIKAHGKVRLSPEEMKEEMGNQAEGNIDWIQVNRKARRVEIYHKR
- a CDS encoding Calx-beta domain-containing protein, which translates into the protein MKKTRIHRVWILFLLSVITCLQVKAQYMPVVFDKVYGDKNQIQLVCPLPGDEVALVGKEGQKYNLTWVEREGDVVFSLPLTGFTAVNEIVELDNSRVLVVGQSSVPNVKGKKDKITLCGRIVVINRGGRIVTDIYAGDQGSNFLKGMLLRSGAFVVSGSEPKGADGRQGILLKLDPTGSVVYQYKNAGGGYCDQFAVMGNSIEYICAAFSAGKDKEQALVVRLDDKGKPYYMTTIPAKQFVVTGLNANINDGSVLVIGNSPTDGGIIYKIRPEGDIVFAKNMIPANQGATMLDHLQVARNGNILVGGSGSQGYYALLRNDGTALYSGTSKGNVRGIGMNPATGESVVTTYDMGGRRGTFIRIHPTGKVEFERSLDGNFDKMKVTNSGEILLLSSSEGRVCMFSSTGEKEFDRYVTDNKPTAYRQAYTASSGELLFLGAGGRLVKLGHGLYVSDVKITKPVNGIATAIFTVTLTGYATTKEGAPIPVSVGYATQEKTANIANNFTPVKGKLSFTPSRGTADRYLVKQDIEVSVKANNLIEGMKEFELVLSDAQQSYLVKPVGKAVIEDQQAVVKMVRTEQGEEGTKDILYELGLFKPDGTPLMNSTGANIIVDGIYGEGTADALDFDMGLTPRVIFANGSQKSSFSVKTLEDTRYELPKTVVINFNKVHCLSGSNVAFEGELLSCSGVVVDQPARLMIASLGDHRLNNNVVSGFFTVSLVRASDGALLTNATGSDVIVNCVTVPDASAKEGKDFVFTNMHDLRISGDGNHSSANVYGVVLYSTDAAEKQVKLKIKSVTQPTGAQPISVSDAEATAEFTIRK